In Thermodesulfovibrionales bacterium, the following are encoded in one genomic region:
- a CDS encoding chemotaxis protein CheW, which produces MRKIAVVMIGGDEFGIDIEKTVEILRTQRIYHLPQLPAFFSGLINIRGDVIPLLDLRLRLGISVPTPNPRIIVVRLGSEKVGLLVDGVKEIIDVHPGEEAGPPSIVRGLRAEYLTGLAKKGDRIIILLNVETLLTSEEKLQIEEVVKTMGVIDAGNKTASR; this is translated from the coding sequence ATGAGGAAAATAGCTGTTGTCATGATCGGGGGAGATGAGTTCGGCATCGACATCGAGAAGACGGTGGAGATCTTGAGAACTCAACGGATCTACCATCTGCCTCAGCTGCCCGCATTTTTTTCCGGACTCATCAATATCAGGGGGGATGTGATACCCCTCCTGGATCTCCGGTTACGCCTTGGTATCAGCGTTCCGACGCCGAATCCGCGTATTATCGTCGTCCGTTTGGGGAGCGAAAAAGTCGGACTCCTCGTAGACGGCGTGAAGGAGATTATCGATGTACATCCCGGCGAAGAAGCCGGCCCTCCCTCGATTGTGAGGGGGTTGAGGGCGGAGTACCTGACGGGTCTCGCAAAAAAAGGAGATCGGATTATCATCCTGCTGAATGTCGAGACGCTGCTCACATCGGAAGAGAAGTTGCAGATAGAAGAGGTGGTGAAAACCATGGGGGTTATCGATGCAGGAAATAAGACGGCTTCTCGCTAA